In a single window of the Ignavibacteria bacterium genome:
- a CDS encoding T9SS type A sorting domain-containing protein, with the protein MKKYSFIFISILTMILSVGWLRDYKGKIDIDDSSDDDIQFYNQSTGWFCSSVYRDTVFRTNNSGLNWTGYLTVDTNRLSTLFFVDQNTGWAVGRRGKIVKTTTGGTSWFLQTSGVQSWLNDVKFIDAQTGFIVGSYDSLRIILKTTTGGATWLNLSSNGTGRLFSVKMLSANTVYAAGDSGRIIFTSNGGSSWNTQTTNVNTTLREIVMKSPTIGCAVGLNGIILTTSNSGINWVNRTFNNINFYSIDFGSNDTGYTGGQNGKIYKTTNGGVNWFQQSTPVDTSKNIKSIFCISNQIVWASAKGDGLIYTTNGGITGISSISTEVPSEYSLFQNYPNPFNPNTKIQFSIPKPAFTKFTIYDVAGRVMAILVNEELQPGKYEVDWDASHRASGVYYYKLEAEGFSETKKMVLLK; encoded by the coding sequence ATGAAGAAATATTCTTTCATTTTTATTAGCATTTTAACTATGATTCTCTCTGTAGGTTGGCTGAGAGATTATAAAGGTAAAATAGACATAGATGACAGTTCGGATGATGATATACAGTTTTATAATCAAAGTACCGGTTGGTTTTGCTCTTCTGTATACAGGGATACAGTTTTTAGAACCAACAACAGTGGCTTGAATTGGACAGGATATTTAACTGTGGATACGAATCGTTTATCGACACTCTTTTTCGTAGACCAGAATACCGGTTGGGCCGTGGGCAGGAGAGGAAAAATAGTCAAAACCACAACCGGAGGAACATCTTGGTTTCTGCAGACTTCAGGTGTACAATCATGGCTAAATGATGTTAAGTTTATTGATGCACAGACTGGTTTTATAGTTGGATCATACGACTCATTGCGTATCATACTAAAAACAACCACTGGTGGAGCAACCTGGTTAAACTTAAGTTCAAACGGAACCGGAAGACTGTTTTCGGTTAAAATGCTGAGCGCAAATACCGTTTATGCCGCAGGAGATTCCGGACGCATAATATTTACATCCAACGGAGGAAGCAGTTGGAATACGCAAACAACCAACGTCAACACTACTTTAAGAGAGATTGTAATGAAGTCACCAACTATTGGATGCGCAGTGGGGTTGAATGGTATAATTTTAACAACTTCGAACAGCGGAATAAATTGGGTGAATCGTACTTTCAACAATATAAATTTTTATTCAATAGATTTCGGCTCAAACGATACCGGATATACCGGTGGGCAAAACGGTAAAATTTACAAGACAACAAACGGCGGAGTTAACTGGTTTCAGCAGTCAACTCCAGTAGATACTTCTAAGAACATTAAAAGTATTTTTTGCATAAGCAATCAAATTGTATGGGCAAGTGCCAAAGGTGATGGACTCATATATACAACAAACGGGGGAATAACAGGTATATCTAGCATTTCAACTGAAGTACCTTCAGAGTATTCCCTGTTTCAAAATTATCCAAATCCATTTAATCCGAATACTAAGATTCAATTCAGCATCCCAAAACCAGCATTTACAAAATTTACAATCTATGATGTTGCGGGAAGAGTAATGGCTATTCTTGTTAATGAAGAATTGCAACCCGGCAAGTATGAAGTAGATTGGGATGCTTCGCATAGGGCAAGCGGAGTGTATTACTATAAGCTGGAAGCGGAAGGGTTTAGTGAGACGAAGAAGATGGTATTATTAAAATAA